The Populus alba chromosome 6, ASM523922v2, whole genome shotgun sequence genomic interval TATAAAATAAAGCATCGTCTAGTATTGTGATCACTAAAATATCTAACAAGTCTTCAATAAGGGACAAGTTATCCATAAAGAATGATGATATCACCTCTAAAGCATACTATTTGAGATAAGATGTATTGTTGGTGTTGTCTTAATTGTTTAATAATATGTTATGTTATGTTATCCCACTGTGTAATGGTGAGTTTATaacaatgaattaaattttaattaagatttaaagtCTAATCACTCTATGATTCGACTGATTTTGCCGCTCTCAATTACTTGGTGAAATGACAACTTTAAATTAGTCAATATAGATCACAACTCAAGTTATCTCTATAAATTTGCCAATCATGGAAGGAATTTTGATGAGGTTTATTTAACATATGGTATCTCAATGCTTTTAACTCTAGTGTTATAttgaactttaaatttttatactaagacaagtattttattaaatgccaacaaatatgtaaaaaaattattctttgtaagaaaaaaattgtaatgataagaatatgaaaaaataattttttaaaaggctTGGCTATAATGCtcacaaaatattttcttttcgactttttaattttcttcaacatGAGTATACTTAACTCAAACCCATCAAACCTATGAATATAGCCCAAAACAAACTAACCCAAGCTTATTAGACAAAGGAAAAACCTAAGCCCATCCCGTTATACATAAAGTCCAAAACCCTAGCCCACATGCAAGCACAGCCCAACTGCCAAGGCTGTGACCCATATGTCAGTAACCCATCATACACAGCCCAGGCCATACAAACCCAATGAAGACCAAGGCAAGCCCACACACGCTACAAACCCAAATCCACCCAAGACTCGTTGTTTCCTTTTGCCCaaacctgtaaaaaaaaaaaaaaaaagtgacttAAACACAAATCTTCATGCTAATGATATACCAATGGTCTTGTAGCAACCAAACCGTGAGCAAAcaagaggaaaagagaagacaAAGTAAACGCCAATTATCATTTGGTTGTTTTGGGAAAGCTATATCTTCTTCATTCATACTATTACTAGAAATCATAACAACAAATTTTTTGTGATAGTATTTAGTAGAAACAAAAGGACTTCTTCCaactcttttgttatttttccttcATAGTAAATGACATTAAAGCAAGAACACATATGGGATACTACCTGCTATACCATCAAATTTTACGGGATATAGAGTTTACTGAAAGTTGATACCACTCGACTATATAAAGCAAATGACAAGGTAGATGGAGGGGTATAGGTAATTTATCAAAAACTATAAAAGCTAGGTCAGACCTGTTtaatattgtaaatattattattttttattattcttaatattattcatatatttatgaataaatttgaaaaaaaaatattgctataGGGAAAAACCATAAACCTGAtttaaagggtaaaattaaaaagttatttttatttttattattattattctttgcattattgttaatgttatttatataattattaatgaatgtgaaaaaaatattattgctattgaaaaaaaaaatagtaataaggTCACACTTGAGTTTGATACCTTAGGAACTGGTCTGGTAGGGGCGTCAGATCCAAGTAATTTGGGTATGGCATCCTAGACCCAAGTTACTTAAGTACTTAAGTCTAATAGTATCGTCAAACCCAAggttattgaatttgaaaatggacGACAAACTCAActgtgttaaaaatattttttttaaaaaaaatattattgacttgTTGCGGAGCGTGGGCTAATACACTAGTCTTCTCTATAACACATAGCTTGGTTCATCTACCAATGTAAAGAAGCTGatgattttgaatttctaaAGTTAAGattgttttcaaattcattaatgGGAAGCACATtcactttatatataaatcCACCATCAAATTCTATCCAAAACTGAAATAACATGAAGACTATATTTCAGGCGCATTTTCTAGGATCAAACCAGAGTTTGTGTTTGTAGATTtagtcaaattaaaataatatcctaGAAAGATTGTGAAACAGTATTTAGATATATGGAGGCTAGAGAAAAGTGTTGGTCTAGGATTtttgataatgaatttataatagttaagaaataaatttgaagaaatagAGTTCAGGGATATATATGAGTTAGGGGTAATTTTTAACCTTTAGGtcacattttaatattttatgtattttgataataataattaaataaaaatagactaATGACATGTTTGGATGAGATTAAGTTTGAACatgtctataaaaaaattacattaacaaGCATAAGGAATTAAATGAAGCAATGCATTAACAAGTTTAAAATGCAAAGCAAGCGAAAACTTAGTTTTTAAGGATTCACCTTAATGCTTATTGataaatctttatatcttaGTTGAtagcaaactaaaataatttcacACACTTCACATTACATGCACAAATATGATTGATATACATTTAATCAATTCAAGTTTCTCTAAGTTTGACACTATCAAAACTGGTTTTTAAGCTAAATTGGTTGATCATTTGGAATACTAAGTGAACCGATCGACCATTATTCATTCATAATGAATACTTAAGAATTTTACAGGAACCAGTTAACTGAATGATATGGTTATTTGAACCAATCAACCGTGTTAGCCGTTAAGGGTATTCCAATGGCTTTAAATTGCTAGTTTCTTTTAGAAACAAACACACCACACAGCTCTcttttatgtaaaattaaagagagattctgaacataaataatagaaaagctattccaaaagaaaaatcaactagaaaatATCAATCCTAACATATTCTAAGTTGTGTTAAATTAGATCATTATATTCtagcataaaaatataaatagtgtCATAATTAGTAAGTAagttagaatttttaaataatcatatatatatatatatatatatatatatatatatatattagaaaatagaAACAAACTAAAAGAGATTAAGTACTCTCTtgattgcattaaaaaaagtgTAATTCAtctaattatcttaatttaacagtggtttcaaaattaattttatataaactttattGATGTAACTCAACATAAACCTTAATACGTGTAAAactcaatattattttatatttttttttatttaattagaaaagaaaaatggttaTTTGATGATTAAGATTCTAACATAGTATTAAAAcggtattttaaataaataaaaataaataaatagtttgatgagatataaaaaacaaatctatataAACTCACTCCttgaaacttttaaaattgaatttactGTGATCCTTCGCCCAATTTAAGGGCAGACCGTAACATGGGAAAATTAAATAAGACTGTTGTTTGAAAATAACGAGACTGcgaaaaccaaaatcaaacatAAGTGAACAGATAACAGAAGTGTCCTCCTGCTCtcattatcatatatatatatatatatatatatatatatatcaaagctctatattttgaattaatttaatatattagtataaaaattaatatataaatgaaaaatacataaaaaaataaccaaatctcTGTTACCTCAGTTTGTCTTGTTCGTTGAGTGCTTGCTTCCTTCAAAGAAAAGGAACATCCCATCTCctcatttcttttgaaaaaggtAACTTCAATAGGCAGACGCTCCCTCCATATCGGCGGATTTACCCTCATGGTGATTATTCCTTTTTCCTCGTCTCAAAATCAGAGCTGGTTCATGCTTGGAAAATTGCGAACTGCTAATCAGTCCCCAGAATATATGCCTACTAACGGATCGATCCCTCACCTTCACAATCTTGCTAATTTCTCCCTTTACCATCTTTTGGTCCTCACAAGTTCATCCCCGTCTGTTTCATTACCATAAAATTGAAGACATTTAAACCCATTTTTATGAATTACATGCtatacttttttgttttcttgagttGAACTCAGCTTTGCTTTCCTCATATTgagtttttcttataaagataATTCATTACCACTAATTTATCCACAAGTTCCTTGCTACAATTTcacttaaaatattatttgattctcTTGTATATAAGTAATGTTTAGTGTCCAtgttatgtaattaattttatttatgtcttAAGTATCAGAATAAAcaattcttaattatttttctaaattataaaaaagaattaattaatcaaatatatatatgagattAAGGACTTGTTTGAAATTGTAGTATTAGTGACggttcaaagtgcttttcgtttaaaaatatattaaaataaagttttttttattttttaaaaattattttaacatcagcacattaaaacaatttaaaaatataatattttttttcattttaagcaaatttattttaaaaaaaacatgatttacacCGTGTTTCCAAACACcccttaaataaaatttcaaaaaagtgCAAAATATACTCTTTTCGTagtcatataatattatttaaagaagTGGTTTTTATGAATTCCATTCTATTGGAAGTTTTTGTCGATGATgctatttcacaaaaaaaaaaaaatcaaattataaatcataaataacTACAAGCCATTAAATTGGTGAAGCTAAGTAATAACTCCCATACCAATTGCATGATTGTAAGACTTACAATGTTTCttgtaatatattctttttagattttttattcggtttagcaatttattgattttccgGTAATGTAAACCTACAAATAGATGAAGCTGATGAAGTCTTGGGGACAAATTCGAAAGAATTTAAAGATTGGAGACTGGATTGTATAGATTGGGGATTGATTCGTAGATAAAATCGCAGACCGCCCTTCCCTCCTCCACCCATTACACAAAACGATGATGCTACTTGCTCTCCTGGAAAACCCTTTTATCTCTCCTACGCAGCCATCACGTGTCATCTCAGGCACTGAACTACACATCGTGCTTTTCGCCTCTCCCTCTGCACATCCACCTCCACTTCCAGCGACACTCTCTCAgaccaaccaaaaaaaaaaaaatacagacgCACGAGAGAGAAGAAAGACTTTGTTTTATTACTTATTTATCTCTTAGTACACACGGAGAGATACAATACAGGCGTAGTGAAAGTAAAAGAAGAGCAAACACAGAAGTAGCTGTAATTTTTTACTTGttatgaaaaaagagagaaaggatcAAAGCACTTAGTAGCTAGTTACTGGAGGGTGAAGTAGGCGGGCCAAGATGGGATCGTACACAGACTTGTTTGCAGGCTTTTCCACGGCCGACTTTACCATTATTACCATGCATAAAGCTAGTGTCTTCAGAAGATCACCATCAGAGATAAATAAAGACGCATAGATCTCCCTCTCACACGCACAGTCTCTCTGTGAAAGTAATAAATCGCTCTCAATCTATCAATCTATATGGTGCAACTATTATACACACGTACACACATTCATCCACTCTCGTGTACCAACTCTGCTCTTATTAAATTGTTACAGTATCTTGCTTGCccgcttcttttcttttctgggtaTTGTAATTATCCCTGTCAGGTTACGTAATTACTGCCTACCTAGctctgtctctgtctctcttCCCTCCCTTTCCACtcagctttctttcttttttttctctcttgctAGTACTCTTACTGCATTCACACCTACGATTGCTTGCCCTCTTCTTGTTTGTCCCTTGCTATGTCTCCATTTACCCGTGCTATACTATTACCTGGTGTTGTCTCTTTGTTGCTCGTTAACCAATAGTACTATACTTGTTTTCTCTCCTTTTGCGTTTCTTGCTtcattcttcttcctcttctatttAGTTGCTAGTTTCTTGAGatttaagtgttaaaacaaGAGGTTACAAGGAGTCATGGCTCCTGCTACGACGGGTGGCTCTTCCTCTGTACCATCATTGCCGCCGCCTTGTCCAAAGTCACCGCCGGAGTATCCGGATTTGTATGGAAAGCGAAGGGAAATGGCTAAAGTGCAGATGCTTGAGAGAGAGATTGGTTTCTTAGAGGTGGGCTTTAAATTTGCTATCATTCTGTGTTCTCCCCCTAACTGGCATGTCGAGGTTtggtttctttaatttcttatatgcTAAATCTTAGTGGATATGAGAAGTTGAAGTGATAATATCATACCAATCAAATAGAGGAGAAACTAGAAAGGGAAGTTGAAACAAGCTTAACAAGCGTTTTATTGGTCTGCTGTAGTACAAGAAATTCTCATCAACAATGGAAAATTAGGCTGAAACTTCCTCTGTATTGTTAGCTTATAGTGTGAGTGGAATTTTTGGAGGTACGATCCTTCTAGTTGCGAACACTCAATTTAAACATAGTAAAGAACCTACTACTGCAGGTAGCAGAAGGATCAAAATTGGTATTTTTTGGTTGGTTGTTTTATCCCAGATGCACTAGGACCTAGCTGACTGATATCTTTTGATGGCATCTTACGGAAATTGTTGATGGGTTATTATTGttcagtaattaaaaaaaaaaaagatttgtcaTTGTTGCTGGCTTTGCGAAACCTGAAACTGGAATCAATTTTCCTTCTTGAATTATATTGACTGTTCATCCAGTAGCTTTGGACGTTCTGTGTTCTGCTGACTATTTGCACTGCCAACCTATCAGACTGAGTTGTGTATTTAGTACCTGTTTGTTTGGTTCAACCCAAACCACAAGATGGACTTTGTTAGTCTTAGAAGTGATTATAGCTGGTTATTTCCTGTTTTAGATATTTTCTTCAACAGTGCTATATGtatgaaagttttagttttgaatCTTAGCCTGGTCTAACTGGGCATCCTCATAAAAGGTTTCAGTGATGATATCATCTGTTATATGGTAGAAGATAAGCAGTCATTAATATCTGTAGCTGCTCCCTACCAGCCAACTTATTTCATGAAGTTTGTGTGAAGATTGATTAAttggatgggaaaaaaaaaatcttctctgataatcttttattctctcttttatacaatgaaataatattgaattggcaatttcaatttgagcaGGAGGAACTAAAATCTCTTCACGGCCTCCAGCCTGCATCTAGATGCTGCAAAGAGTACGTCAGTTTTACAATTACATGGCATAGCTTCAAGTGTTCCAAAATATATATGCACAAGTTATAGATTCTGTTCAATTATCAGCTAATTGGAATATATTTTTGCAGGGTCACTGACTTTGTTGTGGCAAACTCAGATCCTTTGATTCCTACGTAGGAACAGTATCATCTGTTAAACTTTGCTTTCTGGTTTTGAAGAGGAATAATAGCCTTATGTAtctctcttttcattttctttcttctttttttcattttaaccaGAAGTCGGAAGAAACGAAGGTCTTGTCTATTCTGGAAGTGGCTATGGTACTGTTTCCTCGTCCATTTTTCTTATGTTTCTGTATAGAACTCTATTCAATCCCAGTAATTGGTGTTTGCAAAATATTCATTCTGGATTCTTTTGGTTCTTGAAGTTCCATAAAACTCTTTATTTTGAGAATTCACACGACTTTAGCTCTTGTAATTAATGTGTTTAACGTTCTGTTATGAACTTAGTGGCATGTTTAGTTATGCCATCATAGCATACTGCAAAATGCAGTTAAGAAGACAAGCCTAGGGCCTCCAATCCATTTTTGTTACAGAAATGACCAACAAGTTTCTCTTCCCTGCATGACCTGACTCTTTCACAAATAACGCGATTTCCTTTGTCGTTTGCAGTGGTATACGCTGTTTTAACCTATCATGGATCTGTTGCTGCTGTTCTTCGGGATGCTCTCTTCATCTAGAATGTCCGAGCTGCTGTGAGTGTAATCCACGTAACTGCTGTTCCTGCATCAGCTGCCCAACTCTAAAGTGgcgatgctgctgctgctgtccTCTTCCTAGATCCCATTGCTGTAGAAAGATCTCATGCAACAGgaactgctgctgctgcactTGTCAATTGCCTTCATGCCCAGATTGCTCATGTTGCAGGTGGACATGCTCTTGTCCCAAATGCCCAAAGGTACCCCCCCTTTGTTGCAACTGTAAAAAGGCTTGCTGTAATCCATGTTGTTTATTCTTCTAGCATCTCAGTGCGCAGTATTTTAAGGAAGCTTTTATCTACAACAAGCCATTCTATTTCTCCATATAGTATCAATGGTgggaacttttttattttttggtttcttgaaCTGGCCTTGGCTAGGTCTACAATCCAGTTAAGAAAAGTTCCATCCATGCCAAGGAGCTGTCCATTCAAAATTATCTATTAGGCTGCGCCACCACGCTTGACAAACAAGCCCCGGGGGAAACTTAAAACCACAAATAATAGTTATAGTAATCTAGACACTGATTGGATTTTTTGCCGGGCCTGAACTGGTTTGGCTATACTCGTACAAGACTGATGTTCTCGTATTTGTGGTCTTATCACAGTCAGAGGTTTGTTGTTTGTTTGCTCAAGCTTGCTGCTATGTGTCAAGGGATATGCTCCCTTTTCACCTCCAACACAGCCCTTGTTCAAGAACTTGTTAATCTTTGAGTTGAAAAAGAGACTTGGTGATTATTATCGATACACGCATAATTCAAAATCACTGGACCTACTACTCGCTAATTATTGATGCGAAATAATTGAACTGGGTGGCCTTCTTCTGGCTGAGTTATGGTCGTTACTGGCCATAAGACTGCACTCTCTGCAGAACTGTAAACTACAGGGCGCAGGTGCTGTCTTGTCATTCAGTTCTATAAATGAATCATGGTGACTATTCAACATGATGCCATTGCCAGTGCTTCTTTTGTCAATAAATAGTACCCACTAAGGCTGCTTGTCTGAGCAGagtggaaataaataaataaataatttagagAATCAAATGGCGCTGGTTTAGAAGGCCCCTTTACTTTGCTTCAGAAACTGTGTCAGAGCAATGAATTTGCTACGAAAGCTAGCCCTAAACGGACATACAGTTTCTGAATATCTTTATCTAGTAGGCTACGAAAGCTCCTTCGGCGACCCAAGccccttctcttctttttgcCCTTTCCCTAAATCGGCCAACATTCGGCTGGTCAAAACCTGCCACCGCCATGGAAAGGTCAGCAAGTTATAGGAAgatgagacttttttttttgttacaaggtCGATCTTGAA includes:
- the LOC118048085 gene encoding guanine nucleotide-binding protein subunit gamma 3 isoform X2, which gives rise to MAPATTGGSSSVPSLPPPCPKSPPEYPDLYGKRREMAKVQMLEREIGFLEEELKSLHGLQPASRCCKEVTDFVVANSDPLIPTRKKRRSCLFWKWLCGIRCFNLSWICCCCSSGCSLHLECPSCCECNPRNCCSCISCPTLKWRCCCCCPLPRSHCCRKISCNRNCCCCTCQLPSCPDCSCCRWTCSCPKCPKVPPLCCNCKKACCNPCCLFF
- the LOC118048085 gene encoding guanine nucleotide-binding protein subunit gamma 3 isoform X1, which gives rise to MAPATTGGSSSVPSLPPPCPKSPPEYPDLYGKRREMAKVQMLEREIGFLEEELKSLHGLQPASRCCKEVTDFVVANSDPLIPTSRKKRRSCLFWKWLCGIRCFNLSWICCCCSSGCSLHLECPSCCECNPRNCCSCISCPTLKWRCCCCCPLPRSHCCRKISCNRNCCCCTCQLPSCPDCSCCRWTCSCPKCPKVPPLCCNCKKACCNPCCLFF